The Kribbella jejuensis genome segment GTACGGCGGTCACTGAACACCGGCAGCATGTACCGCCGCACGGGGTCGGAGTAGAACGCTGCGGTGTAGTCGTCCGCGCCGTGCGGAACGATCGTGTTCAGCATCTGCGGCGGCAGCAGCATGGACATCGTCGCGCGCTCGGCCTGGTCGCGGGTGAGGTCCTCATAGAACCGCTCCTCGAGCAGGTCGCCCATCACGTCACGCAACTGCTTCACGTTCTTCACGCAGTGCGACCGCTGCCACTGCACCGAGCGCCATTCCTCGGCCGTGACGTCCTTCCAGCCCGGCAGCCGGGTCCAGTCCGGCTCCACCAGCTCGGCGCGCCGGTACAAGTACGGCTGGCCGTCGCCGGAGTGGGCCAGCTCCGGGGTGATCAGGTCGGTCACGGGTCCTCCGTCGGCTTCATGGATGATGCGGTCAGAGCTGAGGATAGCGATAGAACTTCCCTCAGATCCAACAGTACGCCGGAAGAATTCTCGTCACGGCGTCCTTTGAGTAGTATTTTGCCTGACCGCACCGGCGTCACGAAGGAGGCCAAGTGTCATCGAGCCCGGTAGGACTGCACCGCGTCCTCGCGCCGTCCGGTGTGTTGCCACAGGCGGCGGAGAAACTCGACGCGCGTCCCGAGATCTGGCCCGACGAGGTCCGGATCGCGGTCGAGCGCCTGAACCTCGACGCCGCGTCGTACCGGCAGCTGGCCGAGGCACACGGCGGTGACGGTACGGCGATCCGCCGGGCGGTCCTGGACATCGTCGAGGCGCGCGGCAAGATGCAGAACCCGGTGACCGGTTCCGGCGGGATGCTCGTCGGCGTCGTCGACGAGGCCGGCCCCGACTCGCCGCTCGGCGTCCGGAAGGGCGACCGGGTCGCAACGCTGGTGTCGCTGACGCTGACGCCGCTACGCATCACCGACGGACTGAAGGACTGGGACGGCAAGAGTGAGCAGGTCCCGGCGCAGGGTCACGCGATCCTGTTCGCCCGGTCGATCGTCGCGAAGCTGCCCGACGACCTGAAACCGGAGCTGTCGCTGGCCGTGATGGACGTGTGCGGCGCGCCCGCGCTGACCGCGCGCGTCGTGCAGTCGTATGTCGACAAAGGAATAAAGCCTGTCGTGTCAGTAATTGGCGGCGCAGGCAAGTCCGGCTCGCTGTCGTTGGCCGCTGCGCGCCGGGCGGGTGCGGCGCGGACGATCGGGGTTGTCCCCTTCCAGGCCGAGTACGACCGGCTCACCGAGGCGAGTCTCGCGGACGTCGTCGCGATGGCGGATGCCCGTGATCCGGTCGCGCTCGCAGCGGCGGTGGGGGAGCCCGCGGACATCACCGTGGTCTGCGTCGACGTACCCGGCTGTGAGCACGGCGCAGTGCTGTCGACCGCCGCCGGTGGCACGGTGATCTTCTTCTCGATGGCGACGTCGTTCTCCGCCGCGGCCCTTGGTGCGGAGGGGCTGGCGGCGGACGTGACGATGCTGGTCGGCAACGGCTACGTGCCGGGTCATGCGGAGTACGCCCTGGAGCTGTTGCGATCCGAGCCGGGTGTCCGTGGCCTGTTCGAGAGCAGGCTGGCGGAGGATTAGGGCGTGCGCACACTTCTGACGAACGGTTCCGTCTACTCGCCCGCCGACCCCCACGCCACCGCGATCGCCTTCGACGACGGGGTGGTGACCTGGCTCGGCGACGACACCGGCGCCGGTGCGTACGCCGACGGCGCCGACGAGGTGATCGA includes the following:
- a CDS encoding L-erythro-3,5-diaminohexanoate dehydrogenase: MSSSPVGLHRVLAPSGVLPQAAEKLDARPEIWPDEVRIAVERLNLDAASYRQLAEAHGGDGTAIRRAVLDIVEARGKMQNPVTGSGGMLVGVVDEAGPDSPLGVRKGDRVATLVSLTLTPLRITDGLKDWDGKSEQVPAQGHAILFARSIVAKLPDDLKPELSLAVMDVCGAPALTARVVQSYVDKGIKPVVSVIGGAGKSGSLSLAAARRAGAARTIGVVPFQAEYDRLTEASLADVVAMADARDPVALAAAVGEPADITVVCVDVPGCEHGAVLSTAAGGTVIFFSMATSFSAAALGAEGLAADVTMLVGNGYVPGHAEYALELLRSEPGVRGLFESRLAED